In Opitutus sp. ER46, the following are encoded in one genomic region:
- the maoP gene encoding DUF413 domain-containing protein, with amino-acid sequence MSARSFLTWLRALLLPRRQSRGRALFLRPAALAAGSLVACVVGSGCQYLGTVAREGRYALRQQRNPEQRVYKHMLTRQTFYVFGVIRPETVNVPADLPLAVAAIAAGPVAGEVVDVNHVSRAESYYGLNLPDGSYQLVVLADANRDGFYEPAEAIAVRPIDLSEDQQPDRVCGDIDLELPPSAPRYVPPKPFRIAVPRRREAALAESLFYPKGSIRSLDDPIFSPAMAQLGLYRPAAFLERAPMMFYALEEDSFRVPVVFVHGIGGSARDFADIVSRLDRTYYKPWFFHYASGTDLTQLSAMFHRIFLSGKVVPLGPMPLVIVAHSMGGLVVRDALNRCTGKPGENTVACLVTIGSPFGGHPSAKSAAHAPLVIPSWADLNPDSAFIRDLHRRPLPSALKYHLLYTFADDRTLKLGETGDGVVPLGSQLVAEAQREATVQFGCNATHTGVLQDPGAVARVIAAIEAVKSPLPAEHVRELQRGGYALPPDERFTLMEAFYVRNLGWYLDALASGRLQPADPFQRDFVAACRGERRPRTEPETAWRKLNEFYPERARLLRSVSGTPH; translated from the coding sequence GTGTCCGCACGATCCTTTCTTACCTGGCTCCGGGCCCTGCTCCTGCCTCGGCGGCAGTCGCGTGGCCGCGCGCTGTTTCTGCGCCCGGCTGCGCTCGCCGCTGGCTCCCTCGTGGCGTGCGTTGTTGGTTCCGGGTGCCAGTACCTCGGCACCGTCGCCCGCGAGGGGCGCTATGCTTTGCGGCAGCAGCGCAACCCCGAGCAGCGCGTGTACAAACACATGCTCACGCGACAGACGTTCTACGTGTTCGGGGTCATCCGGCCGGAGACCGTGAACGTGCCGGCAGATTTGCCGCTCGCCGTCGCCGCCATCGCCGCCGGGCCGGTTGCCGGAGAGGTGGTCGACGTGAACCACGTCTCCCGCGCCGAATCCTACTACGGGCTGAACCTGCCGGACGGCTCCTACCAACTTGTCGTGCTCGCGGATGCGAATCGCGACGGCTTCTACGAACCGGCCGAGGCCATCGCGGTGCGCCCAATCGATTTGAGCGAGGACCAGCAGCCGGACCGGGTTTGCGGCGACATTGACCTGGAGTTGCCGCCGAGCGCGCCCCGGTATGTCCCGCCCAAGCCGTTTCGCATCGCGGTGCCGCGGCGCCGGGAGGCCGCGCTGGCGGAATCGCTCTTCTATCCCAAAGGCAGCATCCGCTCGCTCGACGACCCGATCTTCTCACCGGCCATGGCCCAACTCGGGTTGTACCGGCCGGCCGCGTTTCTCGAACGCGCGCCGATGATGTTCTACGCCCTCGAGGAGGACAGCTTCCGGGTGCCGGTCGTCTTCGTGCATGGGATCGGCGGCTCGGCGCGCGATTTCGCGGACATCGTCTCCCGCCTCGACCGCACGTACTACAAGCCATGGTTCTTTCACTACGCGTCGGGCACCGATCTGACGCAGCTCAGCGCGATGTTTCATCGGATCTTTCTGTCCGGGAAAGTCGTGCCGCTCGGCCCGATGCCGCTGGTGATCGTGGCGCACAGCATGGGCGGCCTGGTCGTTCGCGACGCGCTCAACCGATGCACCGGAAAGCCGGGCGAGAACACGGTCGCGTGCCTCGTGACGATTGGGAGCCCGTTTGGCGGGCACCCGAGCGCCAAGAGCGCCGCGCACGCCCCGCTGGTCATCCCGTCCTGGGCCGATCTCAACCCCGACAGCGCCTTCATCCGGGATCTCCACCGCCGGCCGCTGCCGAGCGCGCTCAAATACCACCTGCTCTACACGTTCGCCGATGATCGAACGCTGAAGCTCGGCGAGACCGGCGACGGCGTCGTGCCGCTTGGGAGCCAGCTCGTCGCCGAGGCCCAGCGCGAGGCCACGGTCCAGTTCGGCTGCAACGCCACGCACACGGGCGTGCTGCAGGACCCGGGGGCGGTCGCGCGCGTCATCGCGGCGATCGAGGCGGTGAAGTCGCCGCTGCCGGCGGAGCATGTGCGCGAACTGCAGCGCGGCGGCTACGCGCTGCCCCCGGACGAACGCTTCACGTTGATGGAAGCGTTCTACGTGCGCAACCTGGGCTGGTACCTGGATGCGCTGGCGAGCGGACGCCTGCAGCCGGCCGATCCATTCCAGCGCGACTTTGTCGCTGCCTGCCGCGGAGAACGGCGTCCTCGCACCGAGCCCGAAACTGCTTGGCGGAAGCTTAACGAATTCTATCCGGAACGCGCGCGGTTGCTCCGGAGCGTATCCGGAACCCCACACTGA
- the nuoB gene encoding NADH-quinone oxidoreductase subunit NuoB — protein MVTANVEYGYNSKVEGSVVVSRADAVINWIRTNSMWPMPMGLACCAIELMAVGNARFDISRFGAEVMRFSPRQSDCMIVAGSVTYKMAPQVRRIYDQMPAPKWVIAMGACASSGGMYRSYAHMQGVDRILPVDVYVSGCPPRPEALLDALIKLQAKVKREPAAQTLLKPR, from the coding sequence ATGGTCACCGCGAACGTCGAATACGGCTACAACAGCAAGGTTGAAGGCTCTGTGGTCGTGTCGCGCGCCGACGCCGTGATCAACTGGATCCGCACCAACTCCATGTGGCCGATGCCCATGGGTCTGGCGTGCTGTGCGATCGAGCTGATGGCGGTGGGCAATGCCCGTTTCGACATCTCGCGCTTTGGCGCCGAGGTGATGCGTTTTTCGCCCCGGCAATCCGACTGCATGATCGTCGCCGGCAGCGTCACCTACAAGATGGCCCCCCAGGTTCGCCGCATCTATGACCAGATGCCCGCGCCCAAGTGGGTCATCGCCATGGGCGCCTGCGCCAGCTCGGGTGGCATGTACCGCAGCTATGCCCACATGCAGGGCGTTGACCGCATCCTGCCCGTCGACGTGTACGTCAGCGGCTGCCCACCGCGGCCCGAGGCGCTCCTGGATGCGCTCATCAAGCTGCAGGCCAAGGTGAAGCGGGAACCTGCCGCCCAGACCCTGCTCAAGCCGCGATGA
- a CDS encoding NADH-quinone oxidoreductase subunit C, producing the protein MPADAATALKEKFPQATARPSVDHPAFNVPIADVPAVLAFLRDELAFELLMDVTAIDNGEHSSPRFTVVYHVLSVTHPGAYLRIAADCANDAEPTAPSVVALWAGANWHEREVYDMFGIKFTGHPDLRRILMWDGYPYHPLRKEFPLAGIETDLPVEDIAEETGTKVIAAPMQGGPFVASPGEINLTEAEPRAKDETWSDRRAKPGHSELRQVKE; encoded by the coding sequence GTGCCCGCTGACGCTGCCACTGCGCTGAAAGAGAAATTTCCGCAGGCCACCGCACGTCCGAGTGTCGACCACCCGGCGTTCAACGTGCCGATCGCGGATGTACCCGCCGTGCTGGCGTTCCTGCGCGATGAACTCGCGTTCGAGCTCCTCATGGACGTCACGGCGATCGACAACGGCGAGCACAGCTCCCCGCGGTTCACGGTGGTGTACCACGTGTTGTCGGTGACGCATCCGGGCGCCTACCTGCGTATCGCCGCCGACTGTGCGAACGACGCCGAGCCGACCGCGCCCAGCGTGGTTGCGCTCTGGGCGGGCGCCAACTGGCACGAGCGCGAGGTGTACGACATGTTCGGCATCAAGTTCACCGGGCATCCCGACCTGCGCCGCATCCTGATGTGGGACGGTTATCCCTACCATCCGCTGCGGAAGGAGTTCCCCCTGGCCGGGATCGAGACCGATTTGCCCGTCGAGGACATCGCGGAGGAGACCGGCACGAAGGTGATCGCGGCGCCCATGCAGGGCGGCCCGTTCGTCGCTTCGCCGGGCGAAATCAACCTCACGGAAGCGGAGCCCCGCGCCAAGGACGAGACCTGGAGCGATCGCCGCGCGAAACCGGGCCACAGCGAACTGCGGCAGGTGAAGGAGTGA
- the nuoD gene encoding NADH dehydrogenase (quinone) subunit D, whose amino-acid sequence MSTGFAYPDHEARAAEAAEAARARAAGETPEFETEKMSLNMGPSHPSTHGVFRLQMELDGETLTKADPVIGYLHRGDEKIAENMTYNQFVPYTDRLDYLAPLANNMAYAIAVEKLAGLTVPPRCQAIRVITAELARISSHLMGLGAFGLDVGAWTVLVWCLNEREKLYRLFEELTGARFTTSYTRIGGVTRDVPPDWLGHVNTFCDEFLPMLEETLAMLTRNKIFMDRTVDVGVISKADALAYGLTGPNLRGSGVALDLRKDKPYSGYENYEFDVPVGSKGDCYDRYLVRGEEMRQSARIIKQAVAKFPGGAWFAEDAKKIFNPPKDKVLTSMEELIQHFMLVTEGPQMPAGEVYFEAENPKGILGFYIVSKGGGVPYRLKIRSPSFCNLSIIPKVSVGCLISDVVAILGSFDFVMGECDR is encoded by the coding sequence ATGAGCACCGGATTTGCCTATCCCGACCATGAGGCCCGGGCCGCCGAGGCGGCCGAAGCCGCGCGCGCCCGCGCCGCTGGCGAGACGCCCGAGTTCGAGACCGAGAAGATGTCGCTCAACATGGGCCCGTCGCACCCGTCCACGCACGGGGTGTTCCGGCTCCAGATGGAGCTCGATGGCGAGACCCTGACCAAGGCCGACCCGGTCATCGGTTACCTGCACCGCGGCGACGAGAAGATCGCCGAGAACATGACCTACAACCAGTTCGTGCCGTACACGGACCGGTTGGATTACCTGGCGCCGCTCGCGAACAACATGGCCTACGCCATCGCGGTCGAGAAGCTGGCCGGCCTCACCGTGCCGCCGCGCTGCCAGGCCATCCGCGTGATCACCGCGGAGCTCGCCCGCATCTCGTCGCACTTGATGGGCCTCGGCGCGTTCGGCCTCGATGTCGGCGCCTGGACTGTCCTCGTCTGGTGCCTCAACGAGCGCGAGAAGCTCTACCGGCTGTTCGAGGAGCTCACCGGCGCCCGCTTCACCACGAGCTACACCCGCATCGGCGGCGTCACTCGCGACGTGCCGCCCGACTGGCTCGGGCACGTGAACACGTTCTGCGACGAGTTCCTCCCGATGCTCGAGGAGACGCTCGCGATGCTGACGCGGAACAAGATCTTCATGGACCGCACGGTCGATGTCGGCGTGATCTCGAAGGCCGACGCGCTGGCCTACGGTCTCACCGGCCCGAATCTCCGTGGTTCCGGCGTCGCGCTCGATCTGCGCAAGGACAAGCCGTACTCGGGCTACGAGAACTACGAGTTCGACGTGCCCGTGGGCAGCAAGGGCGACTGCTACGATCGCTATCTCGTCCGCGGCGAGGAGATGCGCCAGTCGGCGCGCATCATCAAGCAGGCCGTGGCCAAGTTCCCCGGCGGCGCGTGGTTTGCCGAGGACGCGAAGAAGATCTTCAACCCGCCGAAGGACAAGGTGCTCACCTCGATGGAGGAGCTGATCCAGCACTTCATGCTCGTCACCGAGGGCCCGCAGATGCCGGCTGGCGAAGTCTATTTCGAGGCGGAGAATCCCAAGGGCATCCTGGGCTTCTACATCGTGAGCAAGGGCGGCGGCGTGCCGTACCGGCTGAAGATCCGGTCGCCGTCGTTCTGCAATCTTTCGATCATTCCCAAGGTGAGCGTCGGCTGCCTCATCTCCGACGTCGTCGCGATCCTCGGCTCCTTCGACTTCGTGATGGGCGAGTGCGACCGCTGA
- a CDS encoding NAD(P)H-dependent oxidoreductase subunit E, with protein sequence MNLKPETLRRIDEVITHYPVKRSAALPLLHLVQEDVGFISKEAIEWIAQKLELEPINIYELVTFYPMFRQQPIGRRHIKVCRTLSCALMGGYKTCEAFEKEFNTRRGEVSPDGEVTIEFVECLASCGTAPVVMVDDELHEKVDVAKAKQISEQIKREKAERPNG encoded by the coding sequence ATGAATCTGAAACCCGAAACCCTTCGCCGCATTGACGAGGTGATCACCCATTACCCGGTGAAGCGCAGCGCCGCGCTGCCGCTGCTGCACCTCGTCCAGGAGGACGTCGGCTTCATTTCGAAGGAGGCGATCGAGTGGATCGCGCAGAAGCTCGAGCTCGAACCGATCAACATCTACGAGCTGGTCACGTTTTACCCGATGTTCCGGCAGCAGCCGATCGGCCGCCGCCACATCAAGGTCTGCCGCACGCTCTCCTGCGCGCTGATGGGCGGCTACAAAACCTGCGAGGCCTTCGAGAAGGAATTCAACACGCGCCGCGGCGAGGTCTCGCCCGACGGCGAGGTGACGATCGAGTTTGTCGAGTGCCTCGCCAGCTGCGGCACCGCGCCGGTCGTGATGGTCGACGACGAGCTGCACGAGAAGGTCGACGTCGCGAAGGCGAAACAGATCAGCGAACAGATCAAACGGGAGAAGGCCGAAAGGCCTAATGGCTGA
- the nuoF gene encoding NADH-quinone oxidoreductase subunit NuoF codes for MRAPQQRRIIFKHIDEPGYTNDLACYVRHGGYEMLKKAVGMQPAAIIDEVKKSGLRGRGGAGFPCGVKWGLVDRKSGKPIYLVVNADESEPGTFKDRYIMHQDPHQLIEGIMITCWANNVKQAYIYIRGEMPHGARILEKAIAEARAANFCGPNILGTAYGCEIYVHRGAGAYICGEETGLIESLEGKRAYPRIKPPYFPAVLGLYQCPTIVNNVETLCHVKHIVDMGGDAFSRIGTPNNTGTRILCVSGHVQKPGYFEYEVGKITLGELLNEVCGGPLPGRTFKAVIPGGSSAKILRFGETFTLKNKDGSTRTLAVEDIPMDFDTLAACGTMGGSGGVIVMDDSVNIVEALGNINAFYAHESCGQCTPCREGSLWMKKITARMVHATPRAEDGVLLKSVADQIAGRTICAFGEACSWPTQSYVAKFPEEFRAYPEAKKGKTHVSALPLV; via the coding sequence ATGCGCGCGCCGCAACAACGCCGGATCATCTTCAAGCACATCGACGAGCCTGGTTACACCAATGACCTGGCCTGCTACGTGCGCCATGGCGGCTACGAGATGCTGAAGAAGGCCGTCGGCATGCAGCCGGCGGCGATCATCGACGAGGTCAAGAAGTCCGGCCTGCGCGGCCGCGGTGGCGCGGGTTTCCCGTGCGGCGTGAAGTGGGGTCTGGTCGACCGCAAGAGCGGCAAGCCGATCTACCTCGTCGTCAACGCCGACGAGTCCGAGCCGGGCACGTTCAAGGACCGGTACATCATGCACCAGGACCCTCATCAGCTGATCGAGGGCATCATGATCACCTGCTGGGCGAACAACGTGAAGCAGGCCTACATCTACATCCGCGGCGAAATGCCCCACGGCGCGCGGATCCTGGAAAAGGCGATCGCCGAGGCCCGCGCCGCGAACTTCTGCGGGCCGAACATCCTCGGCACGGCCTACGGTTGCGAAATCTACGTCCACCGCGGCGCCGGCGCCTACATCTGCGGCGAGGAAACCGGGCTCATCGAATCGCTCGAGGGCAAGCGCGCCTACCCGCGCATCAAGCCGCCCTATTTCCCCGCCGTCCTCGGCCTGTACCAGTGCCCGACGATCGTGAACAACGTCGAGACGCTCTGCCACGTGAAGCACATCGTGGACATGGGCGGCGACGCCTTCTCCCGCATTGGCACGCCGAACAACACCGGCACCCGCATCCTGTGCGTCAGCGGGCACGTGCAGAAGCCCGGCTATTTCGAGTACGAGGTCGGCAAGATCACCCTCGGCGAACTGCTCAACGAGGTCTGCGGCGGCCCGCTGCCCGGCCGCACGTTCAAGGCCGTTATTCCCGGCGGCTCCTCGGCCAAGATTCTCCGTTTCGGCGAGACCTTCACGTTGAAGAACAAGGACGGCTCCACGCGCACGCTCGCGGTCGAGGACATCCCCATGGACTTCGACACGCTCGCGGCCTGCGGCACGATGGGCGGCTCCGGCGGCGTCATCGTGATGGACGACTCCGTGAACATCGTGGAGGCCCTGGGCAACATCAACGCCTTCTACGCCCACGAGAGCTGCGGCCAGTGCACGCCCTGCCGCGAAGGCTCGCTGTGGATGAAGAAGATCACCGCCCGCATGGTCCACGCCACGCCGCGCGCCGAGGACGGCGTGCTGCTGAAGAGCGTCGCCGACCAGATCGCCGGCCGCACCATCTGCGCCTTCGGCGAGGCGTGCTCCTGGCCCACGCAGAGCTACGTCGCCAAGTTCCCGGAGGAATTCCGCGCCTATCCGGAGGCCAAAAAGGGCAAGACCCACGTCAGCGCCCTCCCGCTCGTCTGA
- a CDS encoding 2Fe-2S iron-sulfur cluster-binding protein, whose translation MIPPAKPDLITVNIDGKDVAVPKGTNMIEAARLVGVDVPYYCYHPKLTVVGNCRMCLIEMGMPAVDPATKVPVIDPATGKQKINWMPRPQIGCATNASPGLHVRTNTPMIKDCREGVMEFLLINHPLDCPICDQAGECKLQEQATGYGRGYSRFIEQKNVKPKRTQLGPRVTLDDERCILCSRCIRFCKEIVKDDVLGFIDRGSYSTLTCYPGKALANNYSLNTVDICPVGALTSTDFRFKMRVWFLKQTNSIDIESSVGANTVVWSREGVIYRITPRRNDEVNDTWMADSGRDLYKQVRANDRLTEPQVNGAATSLDAAIAAAADVFRGAAGAIAVVGSGRSSVEEQFLTRKLAELLRASTHVVTRVGPGDGILISSDRNPNLRGALVTGLVKALPKAPAAPAAGLALGGLAELGAAIDAGKVKAVVTVGEDLLAAGLSTAQLAKVAVVALGTHVQATTLAAKVVIPTLTVFEKSGTFVNQQFRLQAFFKAVPGPVTACDDLTALNRLIVAAGGTSVAAEIHAVWTLLAAAVPALASASFARLPDTGLVLDGSAWAGQPFAEGETLHYQPAAAPVATAAR comes from the coding sequence ATGATCCCACCCGCCAAACCCGACCTCATCACCGTCAACATTGACGGCAAGGATGTCGCCGTGCCGAAGGGCACGAACATGATCGAAGCCGCCCGGCTGGTTGGCGTGGATGTGCCGTACTATTGCTACCACCCGAAGCTAACGGTCGTGGGCAACTGCCGGATGTGTCTCATCGAAATGGGCATGCCGGCGGTCGATCCCGCGACCAAGGTGCCCGTCATCGACCCGGCCACCGGCAAGCAGAAGATCAATTGGATGCCGCGGCCCCAGATCGGCTGCGCCACCAACGCGTCGCCCGGCCTCCACGTGCGGACCAACACGCCGATGATCAAGGACTGTCGCGAGGGCGTGATGGAGTTCCTGCTCATCAATCACCCGCTCGACTGCCCGATCTGCGACCAGGCCGGCGAGTGCAAGCTGCAGGAACAGGCCACCGGTTACGGTCGCGGCTACTCGCGCTTCATCGAGCAGAAAAACGTGAAGCCGAAGCGCACCCAGCTCGGGCCGCGCGTCACGCTCGACGACGAGCGCTGCATCCTCTGCTCGCGCTGCATCCGGTTCTGCAAGGAGATCGTCAAGGACGACGTCCTCGGCTTCATCGATCGCGGCAGCTACTCGACGCTCACCTGCTACCCGGGCAAGGCGCTCGCGAACAATTACTCGCTCAACACCGTCGACATCTGCCCGGTGGGCGCGCTCACGAGCACCGATTTCCGGTTCAAGATGCGCGTCTGGTTCCTGAAGCAGACCAACAGCATCGACATCGAGTCCTCGGTCGGCGCCAACACCGTCGTCTGGTCCCGCGAGGGCGTCATTTACCGTATCACGCCGCGCCGGAACGATGAGGTGAACGACACCTGGATGGCCGACTCCGGCCGCGATCTCTACAAGCAGGTCCGCGCCAACGACCGGCTCACCGAGCCGCAGGTCAACGGGGCGGCGACTTCGCTCGACGCCGCCATTGCCGCCGCTGCCGATGTCTTCCGCGGCGCCGCTGGCGCCATTGCCGTCGTCGGCTCCGGCCGCAGCAGCGTCGAAGAGCAGTTCCTCACGCGAAAGCTCGCCGAATTGCTGCGGGCCTCCACGCACGTCGTCACGCGGGTGGGGCCGGGGGACGGCATTCTCATCTCTTCCGACCGCAACCCGAACCTCCGCGGCGCTCTGGTCACCGGTCTCGTGAAGGCGCTGCCGAAGGCGCCCGCCGCGCCCGCCGCCGGGCTGGCGCTGGGTGGTCTCGCCGAACTCGGCGCCGCGATCGACGCCGGCAAGGTGAAGGCGGTCGTGACCGTGGGCGAGGACCTGCTCGCCGCCGGCCTGTCGACCGCGCAGCTCGCCAAGGTCGCAGTCGTGGCGCTCGGCACGCACGTGCAGGCGACGACGCTCGCGGCCAAGGTCGTCATTCCGACGCTGACGGTTTTCGAGAAGAGCGGCACGTTCGTGAACCAGCAGTTCCGGCTGCAGGCCTTCTTCAAGGCGGTTCCCGGGCCCGTCACCGCGTGCGACGACCTCACCGCGCTCAACCGGCTCATCGTCGCCGCCGGCGGCACGTCGGTGGCCGCCGAGATCCACGCGGTGTGGACGCTCCTCGCCGCCGCCGTCCCGGCGCTCGCCTCGGCGAGCTTCGCGCGGTTGCCCGACACCGGCCTCGTGCTCGACGGCTCCGCCTGGGCCGGCCAGCCGTTCGCCGAGGGCGAGACGCTGCACTACCAACCCGCGGCCGCGCCGGTCGCCACCGCCGCCCGCTGA
- a CDS encoding complex I subunit 1 family protein: MVDFYLQLPLVVQGLLKGLAAILVIFPIAGVCSMAERKVAAWVQDRPGPSRAVVPWFGWIPVVGPFLRRLGVFHVMADGGKMLFKEDPVPGHVNKFYFILAPILAMVPALTTVTTVPYGAYVNAAGEVVPVGLTNLDIGILAIFAVASLGVYSVILAGWASNSKYPFLGGIRASAQLISYELSMTLSVIPVFLWLNEPGREGTMSLARAVEFQSHPGFLGGMWFIFIMPISAFVFLVSLFAETNRQPFDMPEGEADLVGGFHTEYGAFKWGLFFVAEYSHMLIGSAVFTLLFLGGWNPLPWISLAQFAEWTHLAGHPIALGLVSIAIFILKVLAMIFFFMWVRWTLPRFRYDQVMEIGWKRLLPLSIVNLVVYAIAIAVIERT; the protein is encoded by the coding sequence ATGGTCGATTTCTACCTCCAACTCCCTCTGGTCGTGCAGGGCCTCCTGAAGGGGCTCGCGGCGATTCTCGTGATCTTCCCGATCGCGGGCGTCTGCTCGATGGCGGAACGCAAGGTCGCGGCCTGGGTGCAGGATCGTCCCGGCCCGAGCCGCGCCGTCGTGCCGTGGTTTGGCTGGATCCCGGTGGTCGGCCCGTTCCTGCGGCGGCTCGGCGTGTTTCACGTCATGGCCGACGGCGGCAAGATGCTGTTCAAGGAGGACCCGGTGCCGGGTCACGTGAACAAGTTCTACTTCATCCTGGCGCCGATCCTCGCGATGGTTCCCGCGCTGACGACCGTGACGACCGTGCCATACGGCGCGTACGTCAATGCGGCCGGCGAGGTCGTGCCGGTCGGGCTGACCAACCTCGACATCGGCATCCTTGCCATCTTCGCCGTCGCCTCGCTCGGCGTGTACTCGGTCATCCTCGCCGGCTGGGCCTCCAACTCGAAGTACCCGTTCCTCGGCGGCATCCGCGCCTCGGCGCAGCTCATCTCGTATGAGCTCTCGATGACGCTCTCGGTGATCCCCGTTTTCCTCTGGCTCAACGAGCCGGGCCGCGAGGGCACGATGAGCCTCGCGCGCGCCGTCGAGTTCCAGAGCCACCCCGGCTTCCTGGGCGGGATGTGGTTCATCTTCATCATGCCGATCTCGGCGTTCGTCTTCCTCGTCTCGCTCTTCGCCGAAACCAACCGCCAGCCGTTCGACATGCCGGAGGGCGAGGCCGACCTCGTCGGCGGTTTCCACACCGAGTACGGCGCGTTCAAGTGGGGCCTGTTCTTCGTCGCCGAGTACTCGCACATGCTGATCGGCTCGGCCGTCTTCACGCTCCTGTTCCTCGGCGGCTGGAATCCGCTGCCCTGGATCTCGCTGGCGCAGTTCGCCGAGTGGACGCACCTCGCCGGCCACCCGATCGCGCTCGGCCTCGTTTCCATCGCCATCTTCATCCTGAAGGTGCTCGCGATGATCTTCTTCTTCATGTGGGTGCGGTGGACCCTTCCGCGCTTCCGCTACGATCAGGTCATGGAGATCGGCTGGAAACGGCTGCTCCCGCTCTCGATCGTCAACCTCGTCGTCTACGCGATCGCGATCGCGGTGATCGAACGGACGTAA
- a CDS encoding NADH-quinone oxidoreductase subunit I encodes MATGVPVQRKPLTFLERTYIPQILGGMKSTLKHLVAPAQTLEYPEQRPAIPPGYRGVPTLVKDPNGREKCVSCQLCEFVCPPKAIRITPGEIPPDAVNAHVERAPQAFDIDMLRCIYCGMCQEVCPEEAIFLQQQYSLSGYTREDLVNNKAKLYELGGTLPDQHFKWDKKKAAEIEGKAHHH; translated from the coding sequence ATGGCCACTGGAGTTCCCGTCCAACGCAAGCCGCTCACCTTCCTCGAGCGCACCTACATCCCGCAGATCCTGGGCGGGATGAAGTCGACGCTGAAGCACCTGGTGGCGCCCGCGCAGACGCTCGAGTATCCCGAGCAGCGGCCCGCGATCCCGCCCGGCTACCGCGGCGTGCCGACGCTGGTGAAGGATCCGAACGGCCGCGAGAAGTGCGTCTCCTGCCAGCTCTGCGAATTTGTCTGCCCGCCGAAGGCCATCCGGATCACCCCGGGCGAGATTCCGCCCGACGCCGTCAACGCCCACGTCGAGCGCGCGCCGCAGGCCTTCGACATCGACATGCTGCGCTGCATCTACTGCGGCATGTGCCAGGAGGTCTGCCCGGAGGAGGCCATTTTCCTGCAGCAGCAGTATTCGCTCTCGGGCTACACCCGCGAGGACCTCGTCAACAACAAGGCCAAGCTCTACGAGCTGGGCGGCACGCTCCCTGACCAGCATTTCAAGTGGGACAAGAAGAAGGCCGCCGAGATCGAGGGCAAAGCCCACCATCATTGA
- a CDS encoding NADH-quinone oxidoreductase subunit J — protein sequence MIFLFNLLALFTVICAVGVVVSKNTVNGAMCLLLSLVGVAGLFVGLNAYLLAFLLLLVYAGAVVALFLFIVMLLDTKGDEKPRLAKIPLVARGLALALVLAGIASFYAQGRLTTPDTAAPALGSSLKLYAYQLFTTYLLPVQVMGFLLLIAMIGVIVVSRRLPAEGEQPNR from the coding sequence ATGATCTTCCTCTTCAATCTCCTCGCGCTCTTCACGGTGATCTGCGCCGTCGGCGTGGTCGTGAGCAAGAACACGGTCAACGGCGCCATGTGCCTCCTGCTGTCGCTGGTCGGCGTCGCCGGCCTGTTCGTTGGCCTCAATGCCTACCTCCTGGCGTTCCTGCTCCTGCTCGTTTACGCGGGCGCCGTCGTCGCGCTGTTCCTGTTCATCGTGATGCTGCTCGACACCAAGGGGGACGAGAAGCCGCGCCTCGCGAAGATCCCGCTCGTCGCCCGCGGCCTCGCGCTCGCGCTGGTGCTGGCGGGCATCGCGTCGTTCTACGCCCAGGGCCGGCTCACCACTCCCGACACGGCCGCTCCGGCGCTCGGCAGCTCGCTGAAGCTGTATGCCTACCAGCTCTTCACCACCTATCTCCTGCCGGTGCAGGTGATGGGCTTCCTCCTCCTCATCGCGATGATTGGCGTGATCGTCGTCAGCCGCCGCCTGCCCGCCGAGGGCGAGCAGCCCAACCGCTGA
- the nuoK gene encoding NADH-quinone oxidoreductase subunit NuoK — MIAPTLNAYLVLSFLLFAIGLLGVLIRRNTLVVFMCLELMLVASTLALVAFSRFNGTMDGNVFVFFILTVAAAEVAVGLAIIVALFRKRQTVQLDELNSLKN, encoded by the coding sequence ATGATCGCCCCGACGCTCAACGCTTACCTCGTCCTCAGCTTCCTGCTGTTTGCGATCGGCCTGCTCGGCGTGCTGATCCGCCGGAACACGCTGGTCGTGTTCATGTGCCTCGAGCTGATGCTCGTCGCCTCGACCCTGGCGCTGGTCGCGTTCTCGCGGTTCAACGGCACGATGGACGGCAACGTCTTCGTCTTCTTCATCCTCACCGTGGCGGCGGCCGAGGTGGCCGTGGGCCTGGCGATCATTGTGGCGCTCTTCCGCAAGCGCCAGACCGTGCAGCTCGACGAGCTGAACTCGCTCAAGAACTGA